A segment of the Candidatus Andeanibacterium colombiense genome:
CGGTGCGGTTGCTCCAGATATCCTTCCGCCCGTCGCCGTCGCCGTCCACCGCGAGGCGGAGGTAGACGCTCGGGAGGAACTGCGGATTGCCGAAAGCGCCGGCATAGCTGCCGACCAGCGAGGAGCGCGGCACGCCGGTATCGGCAATCTTGAGCACATCGACGAATTCCTGCGCGAACAGATCGCGGCGGCGCCCCTCCCAGGCAAGCGAGGCGAGCGAGCGGGCGAGATCGAAATCGCCCTTCACCGTGCCGTAATTCGTCTCATGCCCCCAGATCGCGATCACCACCGGCGCCGGGACGCCGTAAGTGCGTTCGACCTGCCGGGCGAGATCGCCGCTGGCTGCATAGACCCGCTGACCGCCGCCGATCCGGTTGGCGTCGATATGTTGCGCAAGGTAGGGCGCGAGCGGCGGGAAGCCGCTTCCCGGGGGCCCCGCCGGCTGCGACCGGTCGAGTGCGATCACCCGGCTGTTGGGCGTGAGTCCCGCGGTCATTGACGCGATCGTCGCTTCGGATACGCCCTGCGCCCGCGCCTGCGCGGCAAGCTGCCGGACATAGGCGGCGAAGGACGGATCGGCCGCTCCGGCGGATGCGGCGGTCGGAAGCGGCTGCACGACTTCCTGTGCCTCCGCCCCGTTCGGCGCGGCCGCGAGAGTGAACAGCGCCGACAGGGCAAGGATATGGCTGCGAATGCTCATGTCCCTACCCTGTCACAGCGGACGACTCCGGCAAAGGCCCGATCGGACGATATGCCGCTGCTTTTCGCTCAGTTCCCCTGCGGCGGGCCCATCGGCTTGTTCGGATCGAACGGCGGGAAGCCGCAATTCACCTGGGTGCCGCAATTGGTGACCGTGTGGACGTAGCGGATCTTGCCGTTCTCGATGCGGAACAAATGGCTGTCGGGCCGCGCATTGTCGCCCATCTTGAGGAACACATCGACCGCGCCGATGGTCTCGTCGACGACATAGACCCGGCTGGCCATCTTGATACCGGACGGCACGCCGACGTCGCAGCTGTCGGTCGGCAGGCCCTTGCCGGTATAGACACCGCCTTCGAGCCGGGCGCAGGGGGTGCCCCACGGAACCTGAACGCTCTTGTCGTTGAACAGGTCGAGATAGGCATTGGCCGCCGCGAGCAGTTCGGCGCGGGTGTTGCGCTGCGCCTCGGGGATCACGCCCCAGTTCTCGCCCTTCGCATATTTCAGCGTGTTGGCGGCGCTGAACAGCCAGTCGCCCTCGTCGGTGACGATGTTCTGGATTTGCCCGATCCCGCCGTTGAAGCCGCTGCCCATCTGGGTCGCCATCACATAGGGATGCTCGGGATCGGTCATCACCGTCTCGATCATCACCTGGCAGGTCGTGGTATCGAGAAGCTTGCGCGCGAAATCGACCTTGCGGGGCTTGGTGAACAACCCGGACAGGGTGCCGATCTTGTAATTCTCGCGATAGTCGGCCCATTCGCCGAGTTCCATCTTGAACGGATCGCCCGCTTCCAATGCATTGACCCAGCTCTGGGCCATCGTGTCGAGCTGTTCGCGGGTGCAGCCCGCCTGGGCCGAGGCCGGCGAGGCGAAGGCAAGCGCGGCGAAGGCCGAGATGGCGGCGATAGTGAGGCGTTTCATCGCAAGGGTCTCCCAACTATCCGTCGGCGCAGTCGGGCCTGACGGATCTCCAAAATTGTTCGAACGGCGCGTCTTCGCGCTCATTGACTTTGCCTAATGGCATTGGATCGCGGTGTCACGGGGTGACAAGCGGCTTTGTGCGGTCTAGCGGCATTTTCTGCGCGGACAGGTGGCCGAGTGGTTTAAGGCAGCGGTCTTGAAAACCGCCGAGGGTGCAAGCTCTCCGTGGGTTCGAATCCCACCCTGTCCGCCAATTTTCTTCCTGGTCGGCCTACCGCTTCGCTACTTGAGGCCGGTCCGCCTACCGCAGGCTACGTACGGCCGGGAGTTTCCGGATTACCCGCCCCGCCCGGCGCGCGCTTCGCCGAGGGTTTGTCGTCCCGCGGCTGGTAGTAGCGCTCGGTATCCAGTTCCGCCTGTTCCTCCGGAGTATCGGCGACCGCATCCGGATCGAATTTCACCTTCCCGAAATCGTCGAGGTCTTCCAACTCGTGATCGCGCTTGGCGGGCTTATCCTGTTCCATCTGACCGATACGCTGGCAAGCCCGCTTCGTTCCGTCAGATATGCAGCGCCCGCCCGTAAGCGCCGAGCACGCTCTCATGCATCATCTCGCTCAGCGTCGGATGGGCGAAGATCGTGTTCATCAGCTCGGCCTCGGTGGTCTCGAGCGTCTTGCCGACGACATAGCCCTGGATCAGCTCGGTCACTTCGGCGCCGATCATATGCGCGCCGAGCAATTCGCCGGTCTTCGCGTCGAACACCGTCTTCACGAAGCCCTCGGCCTCGCCAAGTGCGATTGCCTTGCCGTTGCCGATGAAGGGGAAATTGCCGACCTTGACCGTGTAACCGGCTTCCTTGGCCTTGGCCTCGGTCATGCCGACGCTGGCGATCTGCGGGTGGCAATAGGTGCAGCCCGGGATGTTGCCGCGGTCGAGCGGATGCGGATGGACCTCCTTGTTGCCCAGCTCCTGCGCGATCGCCTCGGCCGCGGTGACGCCTTCGTGGCTCGCCTTATGCGCCAGCCACGGGCCCGGTGCGCAATCGCCGATCGCCCACACGCCCTTGGTTTTCGTGCGGCCATAGCCGTCGATCTTGATGAAACCGCGGTCCATTTCGACCAGTCTGTCGATCCCGATGTTCTCGGTGTTCGGCACGATCCCGATCGCAACGATCACATGGCTGTATTCGCCCGAGGTGATCTTGCCGTCCTTGTCCTTGAGCTTGGCCGAGACCCCCTTGTCCGAAACCTTGAGCTCTTCCAGCGCCGCGCCGGTGAGGATGTTCATCCCCTGCTTGGTCAGCGCCTTCTGGAGGAAGGTCGAGACGTCGGCGTCTTCGACCGGCACGATCCGGTCGAGCATTTCGACCACGGTAACCTCGGCGCCCATGTCGTTATAGAAGCTCGCGAACTCGATCCCGATCGCGCCCGATCCGATCACCAGCAGCCTGGTGGGCATTTCGGACGGGGTCATCGCATGGCGATAGGTCCACACCCGCTTGCCGTCGGCCGGAGCAAACGGCAGGTCGCGCGCGCGCGCGCCGGTCGCGACGATGATGTGCTTCGCGGTGAGGGTCTCGGTGCCCTTGTCGCTTTTGACTTCGAGCGTGTTGGCGCTCTTGAAGGTCCCGGTGCCCATGTGCACCGCGATCTTGTTCTTCTTCATCAGATGGGTGACGCCCTGGTTGAGCTGCTTCGCGACCCCGCGCGAGCGCTTGACCACCGCATCGAGATCGGCGGTGATCTTCTCCGCGGCGAGCCCGTAATCCTTGGCGTGCTGCATGTAGTGGAAGATCTCGGCCGAGCGCAGCAGCGCCTTGGTCGGGATGCAGCCCCAGTTGAGGCAGATCCCGCCGAGCAATTCCCGCTCGACGATCGCGGTCTTGAGCCCGAGCTGCGCGCTCCGGATCGCGGCGACATAGCCGCCGGGGCCGGAACCGAGCACGATTACGTCGTATTGATCAGCCATTTGTCGCTCCGTTCGCCCCCTCTCCAAGCTTCGCTAGCCCGCGCGGCGGGCAAGCTTCGCTATCCTCTCCCGCGAGGGGAGAGCAGGAAGAGGAAGTCATGCCATTGAGAAGCCCCTCTCCCCTTGCGGGAGAGGGGTTGGGGAGAGGGGTTTCGAGCGCAGCGAGAACGGCTGTCGCGACCCCATCGGGATTGGTGAGGATATCGTTGTTCCAGAAGCGGAGTAGACGAAAACCTTGCCCCGTCAGATAGGCATCGCGCTGCGCATCGGAAGGGCTTTCCGCATGTTGCGAGCCGTCCGCTTCGACGATCAGGCGGGCTTCGAAGCAGACGAAGTCGGCGATATAGCGATCGATCTGTTGCTGGCGCTTGAACTTCCGGCCCGAGAGCCGTTTGCCGCGCAGGATCGACCAGAGTTTGCGCTCGGCATCGGTCGGTTCACGGCGCATCCGTTTCGCGAGTGGAAGAAGGCTGCCCCCTCTCCTTCCCACCGCTGCGCGGCGGGCCCCTTCCTCCCCCGCGGGGGGGGAGGAGTTAAGCCCCTCTCCCCTCGCGGGAGAGGGGTTGGGGAGAGGGGGTTTTTCTTCCCTCATGCATCCACCGGCCGCGGCCGCCCGTCATCGTCCACCGCGACGAAGGTGAACTTCGCCTCGGTAACCTTCACCGCATCGGCCGAGTGGCGCGGGCGGCGCCAGGCTTCGACGTCGATCCGCATCGAGGTGCGGCCGACATGCTCGATCGTGCAATAGACCGAGACCTCATCGCCCACCTTGACCGGTTCGAGGAACTGCATCCCGTCGATCGAGATCGTGACCGCCCTGCCCTTGGCTCGCAACGCGGCGACCAGGCCGGCGCCATTGTCCATGATGCTGACCAGCCAGCCGCCGAAGATGTCGCCATAGGCATTGGCATCGCGCGGCATCGCGGTGACGCGGATCGCCGGATCGCGTGGTTCGGTCATGCGGCGAAGGCCCTGAGGGTTACACAAGCGACACGTGTATCATAGGCTGTCCGGCCGAATTCCACCTGCCTGCTCAATGATTTACGCCCCAAAGTGACAAATCCCGGGTTTTCGGAAATCGCGTAAGGATATTTCGCGAGGCTTGCCGGAACTATCCCGGCCGACAGGCTTCGCAAACCGACCGATGAGTGCCGAGTCGTCATGCGCAAGACCGTGACACAGCGAGCCGTTTGTAGGAAAGTTATTACGCCACCAGCCCGAGCGGGTTCTCGACCAGTTGCTTGAACGCCTGCATCAGCTGCGCGCCGTCGGCGCCGTCGATCGCGCGGTGGTCGAAGCTGCCGGTCGCGCTCATCACGGTCGCGACCGCCAGCGCGCCATCGACCACATAGGGCCGCGGCTCGCCCGCGCCGATCGCCATGATCATCGCCTGGGGCGGATTGATCACCGCTTCGAACTGCTTGATCCCGAACATCCCCATGTTGGAGATGCTGGCGGTGCCGCCCTGGTATTCGTGCGGCTGCAATTTGCCGTCTCGCGCGCGGGCGGCGAGATCCTTCATCTCGGTCGAGATCTGCGACAGCGACTTGGTGCCGGCATCGACGATGATCGGGGTGATCAATCCGCCGGGGATCGACACCGCGACCGAAATGTCGGCGCGGCTGAACTTGAGCAATTCGTCGCCCGCGAACTGGACGTTGCAGCTCGGCACGCGCAGCAGCGCCTTGGCCTGCGCCTTGATCAGCAGATCGTTGACCGACAGCTTCACACCGTCCGCTTCGAGCGCCGCGTTGAGCTCGCCGCGCAGCTTCAGGAGTTTGTCGAGCTGGATATCGACCGTGAGGTAGATGTGCGGAATCTGCTGCTTGGATTCGGTCAGGCGGCGCGCGATCGTTTTGCGCATGCCGGAAAGCTTTTCGACTTCGTGCGGGATGCCGAAGTCCTGCGCGGCGGCGGGCGTTGCCGCAGCGGGCTGCGGGGACGGAGCTGCGGCGGCACCGGGCTTCGCGCCTTCGACGTCGGCCTTGACGATGCGGCCATGCGGGCCTGAGCCCTGGATCGCGGCGAGATCGACGCCCTTTTCGGCGGCGATACGCTTGGCGAGCGGCGAAGCGAGCACACGCTCGCCTGCCGCACTCTTTGCCGCAGGAGCAGGAGGCGGCGTGGCTTTCTCTTGCGCCCCCGCGGAGGCGGGGGCCTCAGTCGGCTTGGCGGTTGGTTGCGTATCATCGCCCGAGGCCCCCGCCTTCGCGGGGGCACCGGTTTCGGCGGCCGGCTTCACGCTGGCCACATCCTCGCCGTCCTCGGCCAGGGTCGCGATCACCGTGCCGACCTTCACGCCTTCGGTCCCCTCGGGCACCGCGATATCGGCGATCGTGCCTTCGTCGACCGCTTCGAATTCCATCGTCGCCTTGTCGGTTTCGATCTCGGCCATGATGTCGCCGGACTTCACCGTATCGCCGACCTTCACCAGCCAGCGCGAGAGCGTGCCCTCTTCCATCGTGGGGGACAGGGCAGGCATCTTGATCGCGATCGACATGGCGGAAGGAATTATCCCAAATGATGACTTTTACGTCCGCGTCTCTGGCCAATTTGGCGCGCCGGAGCAAGCCCGTCCTGCGCCTGGCGGGGATCGAATGCATCGTTTCTTGCGCGAAATCTCCTTTGGGCGGATACGGCTGACAGGGGCTAGGCCCGAGGAGAGGGGCTCGATGCGCGTCTATCTGGTGATCATGGACGAAACCGACGAGGCGCGGGTCGCCTTGCGGTTCGCGTCGCGGCGCGCGGCCGGAACCGAGGGTTCGGTACATATCCTAGCGCTCGTCCCGCCGCAGGATTTCGTAGCTTTCGGCGGGGTCCAGGCGACGATCGAGCAGGAAGCGCGCGACCGCGCCGAGATGCTTGCCGCCAGCGCCGCGGGCGCGTTGCAGTCCGAAGGGGTCAAATTGCCGCTGATCTCGGTTCGCCAGGGCGAGAGCGACAAGGTCATCCGCGACTATCTCACCGAGCATCCGGAGGTGGCTGCACTGGTATTGGGCGCGGCGACGGATGGGCCGGGTCCACTGGTCAGCCATTTCGCGTCGATTTCGGGGGGCCTGCCCTGCCCGCTGTTCGTGGTGCCCGGCGGATTGAGCGACGAAGAGATCGATCGGCTGAGCTGATCGTCAAAGCCGGGCCCCCGCGCAGGCCGGGGGTCTCAGGCAGTCGGGCGTTCCGTTCGCGGCACGAGATCCTCGCCTTCGCGGGGAATCAGCGTTTCTTGCGCCCCTGGTGCCGGATATTCGCCGGCCGCCCGCGCTTGCCGGCGAGGAAGTTCCCCTGCTTGCGCTCGGGCGGCTTAGATCCGCGCCGTTCGATCGGTTGCCCCTCGGAGTCGAGCGTCTCGAACTTCAGCGCGCCGGTCAGCGGATTGGCCTCGGCCAGCTTGAGCTTCAGCCGGTCGCCGGTGGTGTAGCGCTGACCGGTCTTGTCGCCGACGAGCGCCTGGGCCTTCTCGTCATAGTGGTAATAATCGTTGCCGAGGGTCGAGACCGGCACCAGCCCGTCGCCGCCGAGCCCCAGGATCGTCGCGAAGAAGCCGAATTTCTGGACCCCGGTGATGCGGGTGTCGAAAGTCTCGCCGACCTTGCCCGAGAGCCAGGCGGCCATGTAGCGGTCGGTCGTCTCGCGCTCGGCCTCCATCGCGCGGCGTTCGAAGCCGGAAATCGCCTCGCTGATCTTTTCGAGATCGTCACGGTCGCGGTCGGACAGGCCCGAACCCGGCGGCAGCTTCTGCGGCTGTGGCTGTTCCAGCCCGAAAGCGTCGACCAGCGCGCGGTGGACCAGCAGGTCGGAATAGCGCCGGATCGGCGAGGTGAAATGCGCATAGCTGCCCAGCGCGAGGCCGAAGTGGCCGGCGTTCTTCGGCCCGTAATAGGCCTGGGTCTGGCTGCGCAGCACCGCCTCCATCACCAGCGCCTTCTCGCCCTCGTCGGTGACGTCCTTGAGCATGCGGTTGAACAGCGTGGGCGTGATCACCTGGCCGAGCGCGAGGGTTTTATCCATCGTCTTGAGATATTCGCGCAGCGAAACCAGTTTCTCCCGGCTCGGCGGCTCGTGGATCCGGTAGACCACCGGACTGGTCTTGCTTTCGAGGGCCTTGGCCGCCGCGACATTGGCCGCGATCATGAATTCCTCGACCACCCGGTGCGCATCGAGCCGCTCGCGGATCGCGATTTCGGAAATGCGGCCCTTCTCGTCGAGCATCACCCGGCGTTCGGGCAGGTCGAGATCGAGCGGATCGCGCCGGCTGCGCGCCGCGTCGAGCACGGCCCAGGCGGCCCACAAATTCTTGAGATTGTCGTCGGCGGTCCCGTCGTCGATCGCCGCCTGCGCCTTCTCATAGGCGATGTTGGCCGCGATCCGTACCCGCGCGCGGGTGAAGCGCCAGCCGGTGAGCTTGCCGGTCTTGTCGATCTGGAGATGGCAGGCCATCGCCGCGCGGTCCTGGCCCTGCTTGAGGCTGCAGACATCGGCGCTGAGCACTTCGGGGAGCATCGGCACCACGCGGTCGGGGAAATAGACCGAATTGCCGCGCTTGCGCGCCTCGCGGTCGACCGCGCCGCCCGGCCGGACATAGAACGACACATCGGCGATCGCGACGATCGCATTGAACCCACCCTGCCCGTCGGGCTCGGCCCAGATCGCATCGTCATGGTCGCGCGCGTCGGCCGGGTCGATCGCGACGATCGGGATATGGCGCAGATCCTCGCGCTTCTCTTCCGACAAAGGCAGTTTCGCGGCCAGGTCGGCCTCGGCGATCGTCTCGCCCGCGAAGGCGAAGGGGATGTTGTACTTGGCGATCGCGATCAGGCTGAAGGCCTTGGGCGCAAGCGGATCGCCGAGCACCTGAACCACTTTCACGCCAGCGCGCGGCGAACGGCCCGCCGGCTCGGCCAGCACCAGTTGCCCGGCCTCCGCGCCGCCGAGATCGGCGATCGGCGAGGAATTGCGGATGCGCTTGTCGACCGGCGCGAGCCAGCCCTTCCCTGCCCCGTCGAGCTCGACCACGCCCATCAGCGATGCACCGAGCGACGGCAGCACCTTCATCGGATGCGCGATCCAGCCGGTACCGCTCTCCTCGGTGCGCGCGAGCACGCGGTCGCCGGTCTTGAGTGCGGCCTGCTTGCCGGGGCCCTTCTTGCGTTCGATCAGGCGGATGCGCGGCGGCGGGGTGCGATCGTCCGGATCCCAGTTGTCGGGCACCGCCAGCGCCTCGCCGTCGTCGATCTCGACAACCCGCAGCACGGTGACCTTCGGAATCCCGCCCATCTTGTGGAACGCGGTCTTCTTGCCGTCGATCAGGCCTTCGTCGGCCATGTCCTTGAGCAATTTCTTGAGGGCGATCTTCTCCTGCCCCTGAAGCCCGAAGGCGCGCGCGATTTCGCGCTTGCCGGCAGGCTTGTCCGAGGTCTGGATGAATTCGAGCACCTGCTCCTTCGTGGGCAGGCCCACGAACCTTGTGCTAACGGGGCGCTTGGGCATCGAACGGCGATAGTGCTAATCCCTCCCCACGTCACTGACGGAATCGTTGATACGAGGAGAGGCCCCGATGCGGCATTATTTGATCGTCGGCTTGATCGGGACCCTCGCCGCCGCCGCGCTTACGGCGGAAGCTCCCGCGGAAGTCCCGTCGCGCTTCGAACTGGGGCTGGACTGCGCCGCGGCCGCGACGGTTTCCACCATGCTGCTGAAGCAGACCAAGGCGCCGGCGGCGATGCAGGAATCATACGCCTCGACCCTCGCGTCGGTCGGCGGAATGCTGCACGATCTCGCACCCGCCGCGGGCATGACGGACGCGCAGGTCGATCTGGAAATCACCCGGCGGAGCAACGTGCTGGTCGACAGCCTCAACGCCACCCCGGACGATGGCTATCAGGCGGCGGTGTTGAAGCAGGTTTCGCTGGAGCCCGATGGCGGCATGGGCGCCTGCACCACACTGCTGAACGAAGTACGCATCGAAAAGAAGCCCTAAGCCGCGCCGGCCCGCCCCGCGCAAAGTCGTTCGCCCGCGCGCACCGGCCTTTCGTCGATTGACCCTTGCCCGGCAGACGGCATAGTGGCCGCTGGTTGCACGCGATACCACACAGGGGACTCCACTTCATGCGCACCGAGCTTGCGGGCATCCTGCTCGCCGCCACCGCCCTCACCGCCACTTCCGCCTCGGCCAAGGATGCCCCGGGCGATACGGTGATCGCCGCGATGGGCCCGATCCTCGCGACCGCGCCCGACGCCAAAGCGATCAATGCCAAGTGCGACAGCCTGACCGCCGAGATCCAGCGCCGCGTCACCGAGCTGGAGGGTGAGAGCGGGCCGGCCACCGTCGGCACCACGCTCACCCGCTACGATGCGATCAATGCGCTGCTGGGCGGCGGCTCGGGCGAGTTCACCCTCTATCAGCAGGTGATGGCCGACGATGCGCGCCGCGACGCGGGTGGCGCCTGCCAGGTGAAGCTCGCCGCGCTGTCGAGCAAGCTCAGCCTGTCGCGCCCGATCTACGACCGGCTGAAGGCGATCGACGCTTCGGCCGAGGACGACCAGACCAGATATTACCTGAGGCAGGCGCTCGCCGGCTTCGAACGCGGCGGCGTCGCGCTCGACGATGCGCAGCGCGCCGAAGTCCAGGCGCTGCAGGAGAAGATTGCTCAGGTCGCCAACGATTTCGATGCCAACATCGCCGCCGGGGAGAAATCGCTCAAGGTCGCGCCGACGGAATTGGCGGGCCTGCCGCAAGACTGGATCGACGCACACAAGCCCGGCGCCGACGGCCTGGTCACGATCACCACCGCCTATCCCGACTACAATCCGGTGATGAGCTACGCCAAGAGCGACCAGCTCCGCCACGATCTCTCAGTCATCTACAACCAGCGCGCCTTCCCCGTGAACGATGCGAAACTGCGCGAATTGCTCGAACTGCGCCAGCAGCTCGCCGAGAAGCTCGGCCGGCGGAATTATGCCCAGCTCGTCCTCGAGGACAAGATGGTCAACACGCCGAAGCAGGTCGAGACATTGCTGCAGGACATGGCCGAAGCGGCACGCCCGGCGGCCGAGGGCGATTACGCCAAGAACCTCGCGGTGCTGAAGGAACTGCGCCCGGGCGCGACCGACATCCGTTACTGGGAATCGGGCTGGCTCGCGCCGATTGTCCAGCAGCGCGACTACGATTACGATCCGCAGGAAGCGCGCAAGTATTTCGCCTATGACCAGGTGCGCGACGGGATACTCAAGCTCGCCGAGGATCTGTTCGATGTCACCATCACCCCGTGGAAGACCCCGGTGTGGGACAAGGAGGTCGAGACTTACGAAGTCCGCGACCACGGCACGCTGATCGGGCGCTTCTATTTCGATTCGCATCCGCGCCCGGGCAAGTACAGCCACGCCAACATGGTTCCGCTGCGCCCCGGCGTCCTCGGCGGCAAGTCCGTGCCGCTCGGCGCGCTGGTGATGAACCTGCCGCGCGGCGATCACACCACCGGGCTGATGGAGCACGGCGACGTGGAGACCTTCCTCCACGAATTCGGCCACATGCTGCACCACATCTTCGGCGGCACCCAGCGCTGGTTCGCACAGAGCGGCGTCGCGACCGAATGGGACTTCGTCGAGGCCCCGTCGCAAATGCTGGAGAACTGGGTCTACGATTACGATACGCTCGCCAAGTTCGCAAAGGACAAGGACGGCAACCCGATTCCGCGCGACCTGGTCGAGAAGATGAACCGCGCGCGCTATTTCAACCTCGGCTTCGGCGACATGCGCCAGCTCGGCTACGCGAACATCTCGCTCGAGCTGCACCAGGAGCCGGTGCCCGAGAACCTCGGGCAGGCGACGCGCTATTACCGCGGGCAATTCGACCTCGTGCCAACTCCCGATTACGTCGAGATGCAGGATTCCTTCGGCCATCTGAACGGCTATTCGGCGATCTATTACACCTACCGCTGGTCCAAGGTGATCGCCGACGATCTGTTCACCCGCTTCGAGAAGGACGGGCTGCGCGATCCGGAGACGGCGAAGGAATACCGCCAACGGGTACTGGCCAAGGGCGGCACCCGCCCCGCCGCAGCGCTGGTGAAAGACTTCCTCGGCCGCGACATCAGCCTCGACGCCTATCGCGCCGAGATGGAGAAGGCGGCGAAGTAGGCTTGCTCTTCGTCATTGCGAGGAGCGAAGCGACGAAGCAATCCAGAGCGGCGCAAGATGCCCTGGATTGCTTCGCTCCGCTCGCAATGACGAAAATTATGGGGCGGCCGGCCCAAACCCGCCGCCAGGCAGCGCACTGGCGACCGGGCTTTCGGCGCCATCGGCCGAAACCGAGCTGACCCCAAAGAACCAGTCGTCGCCACGGACACCGTCGAGCGTAGCCTCGGAGCCAGCGATGCCGGCCTTAAGCGGCTTGTCGTTCCAGTAGGGCTGGTCGGTGCGGCGCTGCCAGATCGTATAGCTCGCGGCGCCGGCGACCGGCATCCAGGTCAGCTTCGTATAGGTCTTCACCGCTGAGTCCGCCGTCGATACCGGCGGCAGCGGCGCGCGCGCGAGCCGGTCGAGCGTGCGGACGTTGAGCCGGGTTACCTTCGCGAGATAGGGAAAATCGACGTGGTCGGGCGTGTCGCCATATTCGACGCCGTTTTCCGTCCGGACGTTCTGGTGCTGGCGGTTGTAATTCTCGATGGCGGCCGTGAAGCGGATCGCCGGATAGCCGGCCGCGAGGAACGGGAAATGGTCGCCGCCGCGATGCGCGCGGTCCACCCGCCACACCTGCCGCACCGCGAGGCCGTCCGCGGCCGGCTCGGCCAGTTGGCCCACAAAGCGCGAGAGATTGCGCGACGGGCTGTCGTTCTCGCCGCCGCTGGCGCGCTGTGCCGCGCGCAATTTATCGTCGGCATCGGCGCGCGGTCCTTCGGAGAACACCCGCACATGGCTGTCGTCGCACACCCCGTCCGAACCGCAGGTCCCGCCGACGATGTCGTTGTTGAGCACCGCCTTGACCGTCCAGCCCTGCGCCTTCGCATATTCGGCCAGCAGCGCGCCGCCATACAGCCCCTGCTCCTCGCCCGAGAGCAGAGCGTAGACGATGGTGGTGGGGTATTTGTGCCGCGACAGCACCCGCGCCGCTTCCAGCACCAGCGACGATCCGGACGCATCGTCGTTCGCGCCGGGCGCATCGCTATTCGGGTCCAGCACGTCGGACGGCATGCTGTCGATATGGCCCTG
Coding sequences within it:
- a CDS encoding universal stress protein, with amino-acid sequence MRVYLVIMDETDEARVALRFASRRAAGTEGSVHILALVPPQDFVAFGGVQATIEQEARDRAEMLAASAAGALQSEGVKLPLISVRQGESDKVIRDYLTEHPEVAALVLGAATDGPGPLVSHFASISGGLPCPLFVVPGGLSDEEIDRLS
- a CDS encoding pyruvate dehydrogenase complex dihydrolipoamide acetyltransferase; the encoded protein is MSIAIKMPALSPTMEEGTLSRWLVKVGDTVKSGDIMAEIETDKATMEFEAVDEGTIADIAVPEGTEGVKVGTVIATLAEDGEDVASVKPAAETGAPAKAGASGDDTQPTAKPTEAPASAGAQEKATPPPAPAAKSAAGERVLASPLAKRIAAEKGVDLAAIQGSGPHGRIVKADVEGAKPGAAAAPSPQPAAATPAAAQDFGIPHEVEKLSGMRKTIARRLTESKQQIPHIYLTVDIQLDKLLKLRGELNAALEADGVKLSVNDLLIKAQAKALLRVPSCNVQFAGDELLKFSRADISVAVSIPGGLITPIIVDAGTKSLSQISTEMKDLAARARDGKLQPHEYQGGTASISNMGMFGIKQFEAVINPPQAMIMAIGAGEPRPYVVDGALAVATVMSATGSFDHRAIDGADGAQLMQAFKQLVENPLGLVA
- a CDS encoding lytic murein transglycosylase, with product MSIRSHILALSALFTLAAAPNGAEAQEVVQPLPTAASAGAADPSFAAYVRQLAAQARAQGVSEATIASMTAGLTPNSRVIALDRSQPAGPPGSGFPPLAPYLAQHIDANRIGGGQRVYAASGDLARQVERTYGVPAPVVIAIWGHETNYGTVKGDFDLARSLASLAWEGRRRDLFAQEFVDVLKIADTGVPRSSLVGSYAGAFGNPQFLPSVYLRLAVDGDGDGRKDIWSNRTDTLLSIANYFRDAGWRPEQPWGVGASVPAGFDIGAYKGEIVSPVCPRVHERFSQWKTVNEWKQLGVYPQAPIGDNVMVSLFQPDGPGTRAWLLTGNYRVILEYNCSNYYAMSVGLLADEIVK
- a CDS encoding endonuclease domain-containing protein yields the protein MRREPTDAERKLWSILRGKRLSGRKFKRQQQIDRYIADFVCFEARLIVEADGSQHAESPSDAQRDAYLTGQGFRLLRFWNNDILTNPDGVATAVLAALETPLPNPSPARGEGLLNGMTSSSCSPLAGEDSEACPPRGLAKLGEGANGATNG
- a CDS encoding acyl-CoA thioesterase translates to MTEPRDPAIRVTAMPRDANAYGDIFGGWLVSIMDNGAGLVAALRAKGRAVTISIDGMQFLEPVKVGDEVSVYCTIEHVGRTSMRIDVEAWRRPRHSADAVKVTEAKFTFVAVDDDGRPRPVDA
- the lpdA gene encoding dihydrolipoyl dehydrogenase, which codes for MADQYDVIVLGSGPGGYVAAIRSAQLGLKTAIVERELLGGICLNWGCIPTKALLRSAEIFHYMQHAKDYGLAAEKITADLDAVVKRSRGVAKQLNQGVTHLMKKNKIAVHMGTGTFKSANTLEVKSDKGTETLTAKHIIVATGARARDLPFAPADGKRVWTYRHAMTPSEMPTRLLVIGSGAIGIEFASFYNDMGAEVTVVEMLDRIVPVEDADVSTFLQKALTKQGMNILTGAALEELKVSDKGVSAKLKDKDGKITSGEYSHVIVAIGIVPNTENIGIDRLVEMDRGFIKIDGYGRTKTKGVWAIGDCAPGPWLAHKASHEGVTAAEAIAQELGNKEVHPHPLDRGNIPGCTYCHPQIASVGMTEAKAKEAGYTVKVGNFPFIGNGKAIALGEAEGFVKTVFDAKTGELLGAHMIGAEVTELIQGYVVGKTLETTEAELMNTIFAHPTLSEMMHESVLGAYGRALHI
- the rnr gene encoding ribonuclease R, with amino-acid sequence MPTKEQVLEFIQTSDKPAGKREIARAFGLQGQEKIALKKLLKDMADEGLIDGKKTAFHKMGGIPKVTVLRVVEIDDGEALAVPDNWDPDDRTPPPRIRLIERKKGPGKQAALKTGDRVLARTEESGTGWIAHPMKVLPSLGASLMGVVELDGAGKGWLAPVDKRIRNSSPIADLGGAEAGQLVLAEPAGRSPRAGVKVVQVLGDPLAPKAFSLIAIAKYNIPFAFAGETIAEADLAAKLPLSEEKREDLRHIPIVAIDPADARDHDDAIWAEPDGQGGFNAIVAIADVSFYVRPGGAVDREARKRGNSVYFPDRVVPMLPEVLSADVCSLKQGQDRAAMACHLQIDKTGKLTGWRFTRARVRIAANIAYEKAQAAIDDGTADDNLKNLWAAWAVLDAARSRRDPLDLDLPERRVMLDEKGRISEIAIRERLDAHRVVEEFMIAANVAAAKALESKTSPVVYRIHEPPSREKLVSLREYLKTMDKTLALGQVITPTLFNRMLKDVTDEGEKALVMEAVLRSQTQAYYGPKNAGHFGLALGSYAHFTSPIRRYSDLLVHRALVDAFGLEQPQPQKLPPGSGLSDRDRDDLEKISEAISGFERRAMEAERETTDRYMAAWLSGKVGETFDTRITGVQKFGFFATILGLGGDGLVPVSTLGNDYYHYDEKAQALVGDKTGQRYTTGDRLKLKLAEANPLTGALKFETLDSEGQPIERRGSKPPERKQGNFLAGKRGRPANIRHQGRKKR